The Bradyrhizobium sp. WSM471 genome includes the window CTGGATATCCATCCGACTCGTAAGACAATTGATCAGGACCTCCCTCATCACGTATGAAGGACGCCTCATCGATCGCGGGAATTCATATGTCGCTCACCATTCGCTCCGTCACCAGGCAGGACTACGAACAATGGCTGCCGTTGTGGGACGGCTACAACGCCTTCTACGGCCGCTCCGGCCCGACCGCGCTCGCGCCCGAAATCACGCGCGTGACGTGGCAGCGTTTTTTCGATGCCTATGAGCCGGTGCACGGATTGGTCGCCGAGAGCGACGGCCGCCTGCTCGGGATGACGAATTATCTGTTTCACCGCAGCACCACCGCGATCGAGCCGTCCTGCTATCTCCAGGACCTGTTCACGACCGAGGCCGCACGCGGCAAGGGCGTCGGCTCGGCGCTGATCCACGGCGTCTACGAGCGCGCGAAGCTCGCAGGCTCGCCGCGCGTCTACTGGCAGACGCATGAGACCAACGTGACGGCGCAGCGCCTGTACGACAGGGTCGCCGAGCGTTCCGGGTTCATCGTCTATCGCAAGATATTCTGATCCTCGCGATCGCGAGGCCTGTGGATAACTCTGCCTGTCACCCCCGCGTAACATAGCGCGACTAGGCTGCAGCTGCGTCTGGTCAGCCCCCGTCACCGATCAAACGCCCCAAAGCGGTCCCCGTCAGTCGCCGCGTCTGACAGGGGCCGCATTTTTTTGTCGGCAGTCCTTGTCGACAGCTCCTTGGTCGGCAGCTCCTTATCGACATGGCAGCAACGCGGCGCGCGGCTTGCTGCGGCGGCGCACCGCAGTCACAATACGCCCCTGCCATCTCCGACAGGGATCTCCCATGGAAATTCGTAATCTCGGCGCCTCCGGCCTGCGCGTGTCTGCGGTCGGCCTCGGCTGCAACAATTTCGGCCAGCGCACGGATTTGGAGACCTCGCGCAAGGTGATCCATCGCGCGCTCGATCTCGGCATCACGCTGTTCGACACCGCCGACATCTATGCCGGCATGGGCGGTTCGGAAACGGTGCTCGGCACCGTGCTCGGCGACCGCCGCAAGGAGATCGTGCTCGCCACCAAATATTCCAAGCCGATGGCGACCGACGGAACCAAGCAGGGCGCTTCGCGCCGCTACATCATGAACGCGGTCGAGGCGAGCCTGACGCGGCTCAAGACCGACTACATCGATCTCTACCAGCAGCACGATTACGACCCGCTGACGCCGATGGAAGAGACGCTGCGCGCGCTCGACGATCTCGTCCGTCAAGGCAAGGTGCGCTACATCGGCAATTCCAATTTTCCGGCCTGGCGCCTGCCGGAAGCCGAGTTCACCGCACGCGCGATGAATGTCAGCCGCTTCGTCTCCTGCCAGGACGAATACAGCCTGCTGGTGCGCGACATCGAAAAGGACCTGCTGCCGGCCGCACAGGAGTACGAGCTCGGCCTCCTGCCGTTCTTCCCGCTCGCAAGCGGGCTCCTCACCGGCAAGTACCAGCGCGGTGCGACCGCCCCGACCGACACGCGCTTCGGCAAGGTACCGGCGTTACGCGACCGTTATGTCACGCCGCGCAACGAGGACATCGTCGAGAGGCTCACGGCCTTCGCGAAAGCGCGCGGGCACAGCATGCTCGAGCTCGCCTTCTCCTGGCTCGCCGCGCGCCCGCAAGTATCGAGCGTGATTGCCGGCGCCACCCGCGTCGCGCAGGTCGAGGAGAACGTGAAGGCGATTGCGTGGAAGCTCGGTGCGGAGGAGATGGCGGAGATCGACAAGATCACGCTGGGCTGACGCCTGAAGCGTGGCGCGCTACTTGGCGCCGCGCCCCACCGTCTGCATCACCTCGAAGCCCTCGAACTGGGGATGGCCGAGATAGGTCGGCTTGGTGTCGCCGGCCCGCGCATGCGCGGCACGAAAAGCATCCGATTTGGTCCAGGCCTCGAACGCCCCATGGTTCGCCCACACCGTGTGCGAGGCGTACAGCGTGTGGTCCTCGAGCTCGGGGCCACGCAGCAGATGAAACTCGACGAAGCCCGGCACCTTGTCCAAATGGGTATCGCGCGAAAGCCAGACCTGCTCGAAAGCGGATTCAGAGCCCTTGGCGACGCGGAAGCGGTTCATGGCGATGTACATGGGGATGATCTCCTGATGTTCGGCCGATCATGTCGTCATTCCGGGACGCGCCGCAAGGCGCGGGCCCTGGAATCGCAGCCTAAGTAACCAGCCCCTTCATCGGACGTGCGCTTGCACTATCCGGGAACACCGTCTCGGCCAGCACGCGATCCGACAGGCCGAACTGTCCCTGCAGCACGCCCTTGATCACGGAGCGCAGATCGGTGGTGGGCTTGAGATCGCGGGCCTCGAAGAGGTTGGCGGGCTTGAGGCCGGGCCAGTCGGCGATGACGCGGCCGCCCTTCACCGCGCCGCCGGCGAGCAGCGCGATCGTTCCCGTGCCGTGATCGGTGCCGTCGGTACCGTTGATGCGCGCGGTGCGGCCAAACTCGGTCGCGACCACCACGGCGGTGTCGCGCCAGCGGTCGCCGAGGCCGCTTTCGATTTCGGCGAGCGCACCGTCGAGCCCGCCGAGCAGGAAGGCGAGGCGACCCACCGGCCCGCCTTCATTGGCGTGCGTGTCCCAGCCATCGAACGCGAGCGCCGCGATGCGCGGGCCGTCGTCGGACGCCATCAGTTTTGCGGCGCCGCGCGCGACCTGGCGCATCTGCGCGACCGCGTTGCCCGGCTTCGGCTTCATGTCGGCGCCGCTCGCGGCCTTTTCCAGCTGAAGACCCTGCGACAGCACGGCCGCCAGCGCGGGATCGCGATGGCGGTAGAGCTCGACCAGGCGCATCGCGGTGTCGTCATCGGCCTGCGGCAGCGCCACCGGCGCCCAGCCGACGGTCGGCGCATTGCCGCGCAGCACCAGCGGCGTGGTCGGGCCGACGGCAAGAGCACTCGACACCCGCTCGCCGCGCGGCAGCGCCTCCAGCGCGCGGTTGAGCCAGCCGGATTGCACGCGACCGGGCCCGGCATAGCCGCTTTCGAGCACGTCCTGGCCGTCGAAATGCGAGCGGTCGCGATAGGGCGTCGCCACCGCGTGGATCACCGCGGCGTGCCTATCGCGATACATGCGTGCGAACTCAGGCATCGCCGGATGCAGCGCAAAGAAAGTATCGAGCATGATCGCGGGATGGGCGCCGTCCGCCGTCAGCGCGATCGCCCCGTGCAGGCCGGCATAATCGGGATCGCCGACCGGCGCGACGGTCGAAAGCCCATCAAGCGCGCCGCGCAGAATCACGACGATCAGCCGGGGATCGCGACCGTCAGCCGCGCGTGCGAATTTCGGCAAATAAGCCCAGGCCGCGAAGGAGGCGCCGCCGAGCAGGAGGCCGCGGCGCGAGGTGAGGAGCCGGTTCTCGACGCAGTCGATCATCATCATCTCCTCTGCATTTCCGGCGACATCAACAGCAGTGCCAGCGCCTGCTGCCGTGACTCGGCGCGCTCGATGGTGCGCCGCGTTTCGATCGAGGTCGCATCTGCGGCGGCAAATTCCAACAAATCGAGCGGGTCGATGTTGGGCCCGAGCCGCGCGCCCATTTGCGCGGCAATATCGAGCCGGAGCTTGATGCCTTCGGGCGCAGCCCAGGCGGCGCTGGTGTCGGGAAAACCATTCGGGCCGGCCGGCGACCACAGCGGCTGGCCCAGCATATTGAGGTTGTTGAGATAGGCGCCGGGATCCTCCGGCACGCGCGCGAGCAGCCGGCCGCTCGCGACCAGGAAATCATAGGGGCTGCGCATCTTGGTCAGCGGCGCCTTCCACGCCTCGTCGGAATCGACCAGTGCCGTTGCAAGCGCCTTGAGATCGCCGTCGGTCTTGATGAACACGTCGCGCAATCGCGCCACCAGCGCCGGCGGCGGATCGTCGGCAACGAAGTGGCGGACGAATTTGGTGGCGATGAAGTTCGCAGTCGAGGGATGGTGCGCGATGTCGGCGAGCGCGGCTTCGCCTTGCGCAAGGCCGGTCGGCTCGTAGCTCTTGCCGAGCAGCATTTGCGGCCCGGGCTGGTGCGCATTGACGTTGAACACGAAAGAACCGGGCGCTCCCAGCTGTCCCTGCCGGCCGGCAAAGGTCCAGCCGGTAATGATGCGCGCGAGCGAGGTGACGTCGTCCTGCGTGTAGCCGCCGCCGACACCGAGCGTATGCAGCTCCATGATCTCGCGCGCGAGATTTTCGTTCAGCCCGCGCTTGCGGTTCTGGCCCGCGCGCGAGTCCGGACCGAGCGATTGCTGGTTGTCGAGGAAGAACAGCATCGCCGGATGCTGCTCCACTGCTTTCAGCATGTCGGCGAAACGCCCGAGCACGTGCGGCCTGATCGCCTCGCGCTCGAAGGCGCCCGCCCATATCCGCGCCAGCTCGCCCTTGCTGGCGGAGATGCAGAAATGGTTGGACCAGAACACGACCAGACGTTCGGTGAAGCCGCACTCGACCAGGGTCGCGCGCTGCAACCGCGCCAACGCCTCGGCGCGAAAGGTCTTTTGAATGACGTTGAGCGGCTGCGGGGCGGGTTTTGCGGCAGCCGGCGCGGCCGCGTTGGGCTGCATGGTGTCCGGCTTGGCCGCGTTGTCCGCCGGCTTGTTGTCAGTAGGTTTGGCCTCGGCCATCTGGCCGGCGATCTCGGTTGCCACGGCGTTCAGCGAGAGATTGCGGCGCGGTCCGGGCTTCTGATCGGCCGGGGCTTCAGTCGGCGCGCCGGCTTTGGCGGCGGCCTCGCGCGCCTGCTTGACCTGATCCTGATAGGCGAACACGGCCTGCCCGAGTTGCGGCGTGGATTGCAGGCCCGGCGCCTCCAGCAACACAGCGTTGGGACGAGCCAGTTCCGCCTTCACAAAACCGCGAGGATCGGAGGCCGCGTTGATGAGATCGCCGGATGCGCCGCCGCGGGCGCCGAAGCCGAAACGGTTGAGCGCGACGAGCGCGGCTTGCGAATCGCGGGCCATCGATATGTCCTCCGCGCGTTGCCAACCGCTTTCCTGATACGTGCGCGAGGCATAATATACCGCAGCGGGAGGTGAACCCGGCATGAAAATGACAGCCCAGCTTTTGCGCAAATCATGACAAATCCGCAAGACATTCCAGTGCAGGAACCGCGCCGCCTCGCCTGTTCCCGCTGCGGCGCTGAGTTCGGCTGCGACCTCTCCGGCACGTGCTGGTGCGCGGAAGAGCCGGCACGGCTGCCGATGCCGGTCAAGGGCGAGGATTGCCTGTGCCGGGTTTGCTTGCGCGAGGCGGCGGCGATGCGTAGCCCGGATGGAGCGCAAGCGTAATCCTCCGCGTCGTCCTGGCGAAAGCCAGGACCCATTACCCCAAGGGGCTGTTTGGCGAATACTCGTCGTTCGGGACGTCTATCGAACGCTATCGATAGAGTCCGCGGTATGGGTCCTGGCTTTCGCCAGGACGACGTTGAGGAGAGACGGCTCGGACAACTACACCGCGTGCCCCGGCGATTTCCGCGCCATTCCGTCGAACGCATTCAGCAGCTTTTCGCGCCAGGCGTAGACCGGGTCGTCCGCTTCCAGCAGCTTGAACGGGCTCGTCACGCGCGCCCACTGAAATCCACCGAACACGATGTAGTCGGTATAGTTCGGTGCGGCGCCGCCGATGAAGGGCTGCTTCTTGAGGGTCTGCCGCATCACCTCGAGCGATTTGCGGAAGGCGACTACGCCGGCATCGCGGCCCGCCATCACCTCTTCCAGGCTCTTGCCGCCGAAACGCGCCTCGCGCGACTGGCGGAAATAGGCAGCGTCGACCTCCGCCAGATTCTTTGGAATGTCGGCGACGATCAGCGGAAAGATGCCGCCGACGATGGCGATGTCGCCCCAGGCGTTGATCATGCGCGCCATGGCGCGGCCGCCCTCGCCGCCGAACAGCGACGGA containing:
- a CDS encoding GNAT family N-acetyltransferase, whose protein sequence is MSLTIRSVTRQDYEQWLPLWDGYNAFYGRSGPTALAPEITRVTWQRFFDAYEPVHGLVAESDGRLLGMTNYLFHRSTTAIEPSCYLQDLFTTEAARGKGVGSALIHGVYERAKLAGSPRVYWQTHETNVTAQRLYDRVAERSGFIVYRKIF
- a CDS encoding aldo/keto reductase, whose product is MEIRNLGASGLRVSAVGLGCNNFGQRTDLETSRKVIHRALDLGITLFDTADIYAGMGGSETVLGTVLGDRRKEIVLATKYSKPMATDGTKQGASRRYIMNAVEASLTRLKTDYIDLYQQHDYDPLTPMEETLRALDDLVRQGKVRYIGNSNFPAWRLPEAEFTARAMNVSRFVSCQDEYSLLVRDIEKDLLPAAQEYELGLLPFFPLASGLLTGKYQRGATAPTDTRFGKVPALRDRYVTPRNEDIVERLTAFAKARGHSMLELAFSWLAARPQVSSVIAGATRVAQVEENVKAIAWKLGAEEMAEIDKITLG
- a CDS encoding antibiotic biosynthesis monooxygenase; translation: MYIAMNRFRVAKGSESAFEQVWLSRDTHLDKVPGFVEFHLLRGPELEDHTLYASHTVWANHGAFEAWTKSDAFRAAHARAGDTKPTYLGHPQFEGFEVMQTVGRGAK
- a CDS encoding DUF1501 domain-containing protein — protein: MIDCVENRLLTSRRGLLLGGASFAAWAYLPKFARAADGRDPRLIVVILRGALDGLSTVAPVGDPDYAGLHGAIALTADGAHPAIMLDTFFALHPAMPEFARMYRDRHAAVIHAVATPYRDRSHFDGQDVLESGYAGPGRVQSGWLNRALEALPRGERVSSALAVGPTTPLVLRGNAPTVGWAPVALPQADDDTAMRLVELYRHRDPALAAVLSQGLQLEKAASGADMKPKPGNAVAQMRQVARGAAKLMASDDGPRIAALAFDGWDTHANEGGPVGRLAFLLGGLDGALAEIESGLGDRWRDTAVVVATEFGRTARINGTDGTDHGTGTIALLAGGAVKGGRVIADWPGLKPANLFEARDLKPTTDLRSVIKGVLQGQFGLSDRVLAETVFPDSASARPMKGLVT
- a CDS encoding DUF1800 family protein, with translation MARDSQAALVALNRFGFGARGGASGDLINAASDPRGFVKAELARPNAVLLEAPGLQSTPQLGQAVFAYQDQVKQAREAAAKAGAPTEAPADQKPGPRRNLSLNAVATEIAGQMAEAKPTDNKPADNAAKPDTMQPNAAAPAAAKPAPQPLNVIQKTFRAEALARLQRATLVECGFTERLVVFWSNHFCISASKGELARIWAGAFEREAIRPHVLGRFADMLKAVEQHPAMLFFLDNQQSLGPDSRAGQNRKRGLNENLAREIMELHTLGVGGGYTQDDVTSLARIITGWTFAGRQGQLGAPGSFVFNVNAHQPGPQMLLGKSYEPTGLAQGEAALADIAHHPSTANFIATKFVRHFVADDPPPALVARLRDVFIKTDGDLKALATALVDSDEAWKAPLTKMRSPYDFLVASGRLLARVPEDPGAYLNNLNMLGQPLWSPAGPNGFPDTSAAWAAPEGIKLRLDIAAQMGARLGPNIDPLDLLEFAAADATSIETRRTIERAESRQQALALLLMSPEMQRR
- a CDS encoding cysteine-rich CWC family protein, translating into MTNPQDIPVQEPRRLACSRCGAEFGCDLSGTCWCAEEPARLPMPVKGEDCLCRVCLREAAAMRSPDGAQA
- a CDS encoding glutathione S-transferase family protein, with the translated sequence MSLKLFELVGTDTSRPFSPFCWRTRMALAHKGLAAESLPWRFTEKSAIAPHGSEKVPVLLHQDKPVVDSWTIANYLEDTFPDRPSLFGGEGGRAMARMINAWGDIAIVGGIFPLIVADIPKNLAEVDAAYFRQSREARFGGKSLEEVMAGRDAGVVAFRKSLEVMRQTLKKQPFIGGAAPNYTDYIVFGGFQWARVTSPFKLLEADDPVYAWREKLLNAFDGMARKSPGHAV